TAAGATCTTGATCGGAGGACGGGTACGAGAGCGCGAGGTGCTGATCGAAAATGGTTGGATAGTTAAGATCGGCAAGAGATTGAACGAAGAGGCCGACCTCACGTTGGAACTAGGAAGAAGGGAGCTAGCTGTTCCAGCACCGATCGACCTGCACGTGCATTGCCGGGACCCGCACCCGGACTATCCGTTTGGGTTCAAAACCGAAACAAGAAGGTTTCTTTTAGGGGGAGTCGCCACCGTAGTAGACATGCCGAACACGCGTCCGGCACCCACTACACCTGAAGCGTACTACGAAAAGGAGAAACTGGCGCGGGAGAACGCCGAGATCGAGGTCATCGTAGCCGGGGGCGTGAAGGACCCACATTGTACCAAGAAACTCATCGAAGCCGGGACGTACGTGCTCGGAGAAGTGTTCCTAGCGACGTCCACTGACGCGCCTGCGATACCGTGGAGCACGCTCCCGGAGATCTTCAAGGAATTACCACCTGATGGCCCTCTAATAATATTCCATCCCGAGCTCGACGAGCTGGTGGCCGAGAAGCCGGCTCGAAACCTCTACGAGCACTTGAAAAATAGGCCACCGGAGGCTGAAACAGCCGCCGTAGGGCTCCTGGCCGGTCTCAAGGCGAGATACCCGTGCCGTATCCACCTGTCTCACGTCACGCTGCCAGAGTCGGTAAAGATCGCAAAAGGAGCGGACATCACCGTAGACGTGACTCCCCATCATCTCTTTTTCGACGTACTGCGAGTGGACCCGGAAGACCCGGTGTTTAAAGTGAACCCTCCACTGAGAGGTAGTCATCACAGACTCAGACTCCTGCGCGCTGTGAGAAGAGGGGACGTGGACGTACTCGCCTCCGATCACGCCCCACACACCTTCGAGGACGAGTTCGAGGGCATCCCATCAGGAGTCACTGGAGGAGAGGTTATCCTGCCAGCGGCTCTCACGTTACATAAACGATTAGGTTTACCACTGAGGGACGCTATAGCCATGATCACGCGCCGACCGGCGGAGCTCCTAGGCCGCGACGACCTGGGTGAGATAGCGGTGGGGAAACGTGCCAGAATAACGGTTGTCCGAATGCGGGAGTTTGTCGTCCGGGCCGAAGAGTTCGGAGAGGAAGATCGGAAATTCCCCTACGACGGTATGCGGATGTTCGGAGAACCCATCAAGTTGATCGACGGAACCAAGGTGTACGACCTCAAGGAATCTCGGCGGGAAGGGAAGCCGGTCATATTGGAGGGTGAGTGAGTTGCCCACGGGTGCCAGGGTACTCGTCGAGTGCTTGAAAGAAGAGGGTGTCGAGCACATTTTCGGGTACCCGGGAGGCGCCGTCCTACCGATTTATGACGAGATCTACGACGAGGTTTCGATCGAACATATCCTAGTACGACACGAGCAGGGAGCGGCTCACGCCGCCGATGGGTACGCGAGAGTGAAAGGGAAACCCGGAGTATGCATGGCGACATCGGGACCAGGGGCGACGAACCTAGTCACAGGTATTGCCACAGCTTACATGGACTCGTCCCCGGTAATAGCCATCACCGGACAGGTTCCCACTACCATGATCGGAAAGGACGCATTCCAGGAGGTCGACGCCGTCGGCGTGTTCATGCCCATCACTAAACACAACTACCAAATAGGGAAACCTGAGGAGATACCGGAAGTCGTGAAGGAAGCGTTCAAGATAGCTATCACCGGTCGGCCGGGACCTGTTCATATCGACGTACCTAAGGACGTGCAGGAAGCGGAAGCGGATATCGAGATACCCAAAACTGTCGAGGTCGAGGGATTGAACGTGGTCAAGCGCGGCCATCCGGTTCAAGTCAAACGGGCAGCGGAGTTACTCGCCGAGGCAGAGCGACCCGTCATCTTGGCAGGTGGTGGGTGTGTAATATCCAACGCCACTCGGGAGCTGATCGAGCTCGCGGAACTGCTCGGTGCCCCGGTGGCTACGACCCTCATGGGGAAGGGAGCGTTTCCAGAGGATCATCCACTAGCACTGGGTATGGCCGGTATGCACGGCACTAAGGCTGCGAACTACGCGCTAACGGAGTGCGACGTACTACTCGCTGTAGGGTGCAGGTTCTCGGATAGGACTACGGGAGATCCTTCCGGATTCGCTCCCGGAGCGAAAATCATCCATATCGACATAGACCCCGCCGAGATCGGCAAGAACATTCCAGTCGACGTGCCCATAGTCGGTGATGCGAAGCTAGTCCTCAGGGACCTGATCAAGGAGTTGAAGCGGCGTAAGTACTTGAGGGAACGTAAGCGCTGGGGGAAGAGAATCGAGGAACTTAAGGCCGAAGTGGAGATGCCTCCGGAACACACGGAGTCCGACCAACGGATCAGCCCACGTGAGCTCGTACGCGCGTTACACGAAGCCCTGAGAGATCGGGATTACATTCTCACGACGGACGTAGGTCAGAACCAGATGTGGATGGCACGATACTTCCCGGTGGAAGAACCGCGCAGGTTCATCTCCTCCGGCGGTTTAGGGACCATGGGATTCGGTCTCCCGGCCGCGCTCGGTGCCAAGGTGGCCGCACCGGAGAAAACCGTGGTCGCCGTGGTAGGAGACGGCGGATTCTTGATGACAGCGCAGGAGTTAGCCACGGCCGTGGACAACGACATCGAGGTGAAAGTCTTCGTAATGGATAACAGACTACTGGGGATGGTAGCACAGTGGCAGAGACTGTTTTATGACGAAAGGTTGTCGGAGTCGAAACTCGATGAGAAAACCGACATAGTGAAACTGACGGGGTCGTACGGAGCGACCGGGATCACCGTGGAGGAGCCGAGCGAGCTGGAGTCCGCAGTGGAGGAAGCTTTCGAGACTCCGGGCACGGTAGTGGTGGATGTGTTTGTGGACCCGAAAGAAATCATCCCTATGGTACCGCCGGGAGGCGAGTTGCGCGACATCTTGGGTGAAAAATAAGGAGGAAGCGTAAAAAAGGATGGAAGGGATCTACTCCTCGACCTCTATCACACGGGGCACCAACATCGCTGTGCACATTTCAGGCATTTCGAGAGTGGTCTGGTCGTCCTCCCAGCGTTCCAACTCCACCCGATCACTTCCGGATAGAGTGTGGAGGACGCGTCCGAAATTCATCGGGTCCTCCCCCACTCGTTTTACCCACGAATGTACGAGGTCGTTAAAATAGAAGGCGTGTCATGACGAGGGTGTGGAGTTCCTAAAGCGCGATCCGTGTTCACGAGATGGGCACAGCGTTGTTCGATCTACTTCGAAAAAGTTAAAAGGCGCGTAGCGGACGAGGATCGAGGGGGTCCGAATATGGACTTCGAGGAGTACCTCGAGAAGTGGTTCAAGGGAGAAACTACCGAAGTGGGTATCTATATGGCGATGGCTATCGTCGCTAGAGAACAGGGTTATCCCGAAGTAGGTGACTTGCTGGAGCAAATCGCCATGGACGAAGCCAGACATGCGGCCGCAGCGGCACTGATAGCAGGTAAAGTAGAGAACAGTCTAAAGGGACTGATCGAGAAGATGGAGGAGATGATTGAAGGTGAGAAAAACGCCTACGAGACCAGGATGGACGAGGCCGACCACCACTCCGATGAGCTGGACGACGAGGTTATCACCCTGCTGAAGGCCACAGCATACGACGAGAGGCACCACAGGAAGATGCTCAAAGCGGCCCTAGAAAAGCTGAATGAGTAATCCCAAGCACCTTTCTTCGTCGCCCTCGCTCAATCGTTATGACATCCGAAACGAGGGAGTGGACCTTTGAGGTACGTCGACGCGCACGTACACCTCGACGTTAGGAGTTACGAAAACATCGAGAAGATGGCTTTATCTGGAGTCCGAACTGTCATCACGTGCTCTCACGATCCCTACCCTGACATGACGGCCGAAGTGTACTCCGCCCTCTTTCGGAGGCTACTCAAAGTGGAAACGTGGAGAGGCAGAAAGGCAGGGCTAACGGTCAGAGTGGCAGTGGGAGTACATCCGGGAGGAGTACCGGATAACGTGAGTGACGTGCTACGGGAAATCGAAGATCTCCTAAGTTATGATGACGTCGTAGCGATCGGAGAGACAGGTCTCAACGAAAAT
Above is a window of Methanopyrus sp. SNP6 DNA encoding:
- a CDS encoding ferritin family protein, with product MDFEEYLEKWFKGETTEVGIYMAMAIVAREQGYPEVGDLLEQIAMDEARHAAAAALIAGKVENSLKGLIEKMEEMIEGEKNAYETRMDEADHHSDELDDEVITLLKATAYDERHHRKMLKAALEKLNE
- a CDS encoding amidohydrolase family protein — protein: MRALLNGKILIGGRVREREVLIENGWIVKIGKRLNEEADLTLELGRRELAVPAPIDLHVHCRDPHPDYPFGFKTETRRFLLGGVATVVDMPNTRPAPTTPEAYYEKEKLARENAEIEVIVAGGVKDPHCTKKLIEAGTYVLGEVFLATSTDAPAIPWSTLPEIFKELPPDGPLIIFHPELDELVAEKPARNLYEHLKNRPPEAETAAVGLLAGLKARYPCRIHLSHVTLPESVKIAKGADITVDVTPHHLFFDVLRVDPEDPVFKVNPPLRGSHHRLRLLRAVRRGDVDVLASDHAPHTFEDEFEGIPSGVTGGEVILPAALTLHKRLGLPLRDAIAMITRRPAELLGRDDLGEIAVGKRARITVVRMREFVVRAEEFGEEDRKFPYDGMRMFGEPIKLIDGTKVYDLKESRREGKPVILEGE
- a CDS encoding TatD family hydrolase translates to MRYVDAHVHLDVRSYENIEKMALSGVRTVITCSHDPYPDMTAEVYSALFRRLLKVETWRGRKAGLTVRVAVGVHPGGVPDNVSDVLREIEDLLSYDDVVAIGETGLNENPDDRDPSLKGPAGVSPRIRGTHHCPHAEQEQGWNHREGVGYLEFLGYRSITGVSGPRLGGGPSS
- a CDS encoding acetolactate synthase large subunit codes for the protein MSELPTGARVLVECLKEEGVEHIFGYPGGAVLPIYDEIYDEVSIEHILVRHEQGAAHAADGYARVKGKPGVCMATSGPGATNLVTGIATAYMDSSPVIAITGQVPTTMIGKDAFQEVDAVGVFMPITKHNYQIGKPEEIPEVVKEAFKIAITGRPGPVHIDVPKDVQEAEADIEIPKTVEVEGLNVVKRGHPVQVKRAAELLAEAERPVILAGGGCVISNATRELIELAELLGAPVATTLMGKGAFPEDHPLALGMAGMHGTKAANYALTECDVLLAVGCRFSDRTTGDPSGFAPGAKIIHIDIDPAEIGKNIPVDVPIVGDAKLVLRDLIKELKRRKYLRERKRWGKRIEELKAEVEMPPEHTESDQRISPRELVRALHEALRDRDYILTTDVGQNQMWMARYFPVEEPRRFISSGGLGTMGFGLPAALGAKVAAPEKTVVAVVGDGGFLMTAQELATAVDNDIEVKVFVMDNRLLGMVAQWQRLFYDERLSESKLDEKTDIVKLTGSYGATGITVEEPSELESAVEEAFETPGTVVVDVFVDPKEIIPMVPPGGELRDILGEK